The following proteins are co-located in the Micromonospora coriariae genome:
- the gatB gene encoding Asp-tRNA(Asn)/Glu-tRNA(Gln) amidotransferase subunit GatB: MTTTLPAYDEVVARYEPVIGLETHVELGTNTKMFCGCPTDFGGEPNTRVCPVCLGLPGSLPVANKAAIEAIIRIGLALNCSIAEWCRFARKNYFYPDMPKNFQISQYDEPICVDGYLDVEVNGETVRIEIERVHLEEDTGKTLHVGGATGRIHGATESLVDYNRAGIPLVEIVTKPIPGTGALAPEVAKAYVTELRDVIRTLGVSDVRMEEGSLRCDVNTSLNLPGQEWGTRTETKNVNSLRSVERAVRSEMLRQASVLDAGGRITQETRHFHEDTGDTTPGRSKETATDYRYFPEPDLVPIAPDPAWVAELKAALPELPRVHRRRLQEQWGLSDLDMQSVLNAGAVELIEATVAAGTTPAAARKWWLGELSRRANESGLELADIGATPAQVAELQGLVDAGKLNDKMARAVLEGVVDGEGSPTEIMTNRGLEVVSDTGALTAAVDEAIAANPGIADKIRSGKVAAAGALVGAVMKTTRGQADAKTVRELVLERLGVQG; the protein is encoded by the coding sequence ATGACGACGACGCTGCCCGCGTACGACGAGGTCGTCGCGCGCTACGAACCGGTGATCGGCCTGGAGACCCACGTCGAGCTGGGCACGAACACCAAGATGTTCTGCGGCTGCCCCACCGACTTCGGTGGCGAGCCGAACACCCGGGTCTGCCCGGTCTGCCTGGGCCTGCCGGGCTCGCTGCCGGTGGCCAACAAGGCGGCCATCGAGGCGATCATCCGGATCGGCCTGGCGCTGAACTGCTCCATCGCCGAGTGGTGCCGGTTCGCCCGGAAGAACTACTTCTACCCGGACATGCCGAAGAACTTCCAGATCAGCCAGTACGACGAGCCGATCTGCGTCGACGGCTACCTGGACGTCGAGGTCAACGGCGAGACGGTGCGCATCGAGATCGAGCGGGTGCACCTGGAGGAGGACACCGGCAAGACGCTGCACGTCGGCGGTGCCACCGGCCGCATCCACGGCGCGACCGAGTCGCTGGTCGACTACAACCGGGCCGGCATTCCGCTGGTGGAGATCGTCACCAAGCCCATTCCGGGCACCGGCGCGCTCGCCCCCGAGGTGGCCAAGGCGTACGTCACCGAACTGCGGGACGTGATCCGCACCCTCGGCGTCTCGGACGTGCGGATGGAGGAGGGTTCGCTGCGCTGTGACGTGAACACCTCGCTCAACCTGCCCGGGCAGGAGTGGGGCACCCGCACCGAGACAAAGAACGTCAACTCGCTGCGCTCGGTGGAGCGGGCGGTCCGCTCGGAGATGCTGCGGCAGGCCTCGGTGCTGGACGCCGGCGGCCGGATCACCCAGGAGACCCGGCACTTCCACGAGGACACCGGCGACACCACCCCGGGGCGTTCCAAGGAGACCGCGACCGACTACCGGTACTTCCCGGAGCCGGACCTGGTGCCGATCGCCCCGGACCCGGCCTGGGTCGCCGAGCTGAAGGCCGCCCTGCCGGAGCTGCCCCGGGTGCACCGGCGTCGGCTCCAGGAGCAGTGGGGGCTGTCCGACCTGGACATGCAGTCGGTGCTGAACGCCGGCGCGGTCGAGCTGATCGAGGCGACCGTCGCCGCCGGCACCACGCCGGCCGCCGCCCGTAAGTGGTGGCTCGGTGAGCTGTCCCGCCGGGCCAACGAGAGCGGCCTGGAGCTGGCCGACATCGGCGCCACCCCGGCCCAGGTCGCCGAGTTGCAGGGCCTGGTCGACGCCGGGAAGCTCAACGACAAGATGGCCCGCGCGGTGCTGGAGGGCGTGGTCGACGGCGAGGGTTCGCCCACCGAGATCATGACCAACCGGGGCCTGGAGGTCGTGTCGGACACCGGCGCGCTCACCGCCGCCGTGGACGAGGCGATCGCCGCCAACCCCGGCATCGCCGACAAGATCCGCAGCGGCAAGGTCGCCGCGGCCGGCGCGCTGGTCGGCGCGGTCATGAAGACCACCCGCGGCCAGGCCGACGCGAAGACCGTCCGCGAGCTGGTCCTGGAGCGCCTCGGCGTCCAGGGCTGA
- a CDS encoding PQQ-dependent sugar dehydrogenase, with translation MSARPPYFRARRLRAALAASCAALLLTAGCSFGEPEPDPAGEPPNLPTPSASASPGGAGQQAVATVLAKGLRVPWAIAFLPDGGALVTERDTGRILQVGPESGPDGLRVRVVQTITDVAAAGEGGLLGIAVSPGYDRDRTVFVYYTAEQDNRVVRLQLGGQPTPIVTGIPKANVHNGGGLGFGPDGQLYVSTGDAGQRPNSQDVKSLGGKILRITPNGKPAAGNPYPGSPVWSLGHRNVQGFAWDAAKRMYAVEFGQNTWDEINQITKGGNYGWPQVEGRAGDKRYTDPITQWATSDASCSGLAATDRLLVTGCLRGKRLWVMELTDTGALLGQPSELLTNRYGRLRAVAAAPDGSLWVSTSNHDGRGDPAADDDRLLRVVFAGGDGGRS, from the coding sequence GTGAGCGCCCGTCCCCCGTACTTCCGCGCCCGCCGCCTCCGGGCGGCCCTCGCGGCGTCCTGCGCGGCACTGCTCCTCACCGCCGGTTGCAGTTTCGGCGAGCCGGAGCCGGACCCGGCCGGTGAGCCGCCCAACCTGCCGACCCCGTCGGCGTCGGCCAGCCCCGGCGGCGCCGGCCAGCAGGCGGTGGCGACCGTGCTCGCCAAGGGCCTGCGGGTGCCCTGGGCCATCGCCTTCCTGCCGGACGGCGGGGCGCTGGTCACCGAGCGGGACACCGGCCGGATCCTCCAGGTCGGCCCCGAGTCCGGGCCGGACGGGCTGCGGGTCCGCGTCGTGCAGACCATCACCGACGTCGCGGCGGCCGGCGAGGGCGGCCTCCTCGGCATCGCCGTCTCCCCCGGCTACGACCGGGACCGGACGGTCTTCGTCTACTACACCGCCGAGCAGGACAACCGGGTCGTCCGGTTGCAACTCGGCGGGCAGCCCACCCCGATCGTCACCGGCATTCCCAAAGCCAATGTGCACAACGGCGGCGGGCTCGGCTTCGGCCCCGACGGGCAGCTCTACGTCAGCACGGGCGACGCCGGGCAGCGCCCGAATTCGCAGGACGTGAAGAGCCTCGGCGGCAAGATCCTGCGGATCACCCCGAACGGCAAGCCGGCGGCGGGCAATCCGTACCCCGGCTCCCCGGTCTGGTCGCTCGGGCACCGCAACGTGCAGGGCTTCGCCTGGGACGCGGCCAAACGGATGTACGCCGTCGAGTTCGGCCAGAACACCTGGGACGAGATCAACCAGATCACCAAGGGTGGCAACTACGGCTGGCCGCAGGTCGAGGGGCGGGCCGGCGACAAGCGGTACACGGACCCGATCACCCAGTGGGCGACCTCGGACGCGTCCTGCTCCGGCCTGGCCGCCACCGATCGGCTGCTGGTCACCGGTTGCCTGCGCGGCAAGCGGCTCTGGGTGATGGAGCTGACCGACACCGGCGCACTGCTCGGGCAGCCCAGCGAGCTGCTCACCAACCGGTACGGCCGGCTGCGAGCGGTTGCCGCCGCGCCCGACGGTTCACTCTGGGTGAGCACCTCGAACCACGACGGGCGGGGCGACCCGGCGGCCGACGACGACCGTCTCCTGCGGGTGGTCTTCGCCGGCGGCGACGGCGGTCGCAGCTGA
- a CDS encoding transketolase-like TK C-terminal-containing protein, whose product MNQHDLDVLDEIQRRVLWLATRIVDAANHDRATGDGVKVGGHQASSASLVTAMTALWFAHLDAEDRVAVKPHASPVFHAIQYLLGNLDRSYLPRLRARGGLQSYPSRTKDPDEVDFSTGSVGLGAAAPLFAAATRRYVDAHFGARPHSRFVALIGDAELDEGNIWEAVADPATTGLGNVMWLVDFNRQSLDRVVPGIRINQWRGQFEAAGWHVVEVKYGRRLAEAYARPGGESLRDWIDAMPNEQYQSLFGLAGPELRKQFLDGAPAEVGAFVQGIEDEELGPLVTDLGGHDLEAMLDAYAQCDAVTDRPSVVFAYTVKGWGLPIAGNPRNHSALLSTEQVDTLRAAQGLTRDTEWDRLDPASPAGIRAGARREALSRAPRERALGVTVPESTGVRAAKPISTQEVFGRVLVDLARNREVGRYLVTTAPDVATSTNLAGFINKTGVFAPTEQRSWTEDRMLRWTESPAGQHIELGISEMNLFLLLGQLGLSWDLSGQPLLPVGTVYDPFVLRGLDAFLYGTYSGSRFVVAGTPSGITLAPEGGAHQSTITASVGLELPGVTFVEPAYATSLDWLLCDALGQIAGGSAPAATAAPAEDGAYYFRLSTRPLEQAPFEAARARLGDAVLRRQVVAGAYRLVDAHQAYPHLADAPVVQLAASGAVLPEVLAAAAELAEEGVAAHVVDVTSLDRLYRAWQRTLRQGVRTATVPSVPGALRSAFADRVPVVTVHDAASHAMAWLGSALAAPAVPLGVDEFGQSGSVTELYELHDLLPGSIVNAALAAIALR is encoded by the coding sequence GTGAACCAGCACGACCTCGATGTCCTCGACGAGATCCAGCGGCGGGTGCTCTGGCTGGCCACCCGGATCGTGGACGCGGCCAACCACGACCGGGCCACCGGCGACGGGGTGAAGGTCGGCGGGCACCAGGCGTCCAGCGCCTCACTGGTCACCGCGATGACCGCGCTCTGGTTCGCGCACCTGGACGCCGAGGACCGGGTGGCGGTGAAGCCGCACGCCTCCCCGGTGTTCCACGCCATCCAGTACCTCCTCGGCAACCTGGACCGCTCGTACCTGCCGCGGCTGCGGGCCCGTGGCGGCCTCCAGTCGTACCCGTCGCGCACCAAGGACCCCGACGAGGTGGACTTCTCCACCGGCTCGGTCGGCCTCGGCGCGGCGGCGCCGCTCTTCGCCGCCGCCACCCGGCGCTACGTCGACGCGCACTTCGGCGCCCGCCCGCACTCCCGGTTCGTCGCGCTGATCGGCGACGCGGAGCTGGACGAGGGCAACATCTGGGAGGCGGTCGCCGACCCGGCCACCACCGGCCTGGGCAACGTCATGTGGCTGGTGGACTTCAACCGCCAGTCGCTGGACCGGGTGGTGCCCGGCATCCGGATCAACCAGTGGCGCGGGCAGTTCGAGGCGGCCGGCTGGCACGTCGTGGAGGTCAAGTACGGCCGTCGGCTCGCCGAGGCGTACGCCCGGCCGGGCGGCGAGTCGCTGCGCGACTGGATCGACGCGATGCCCAACGAGCAGTACCAGTCGTTGTTCGGGCTGGCCGGCCCGGAGCTGCGCAAGCAGTTCCTGGACGGCGCGCCGGCCGAGGTGGGCGCTTTCGTCCAGGGCATCGAGGACGAGGAGCTGGGCCCGCTCGTCACCGACCTCGGCGGGCACGACCTGGAGGCGATGCTCGACGCGTACGCCCAGTGTGACGCGGTCACCGACCGGCCCAGCGTCGTCTTCGCGTACACGGTCAAGGGGTGGGGGTTGCCCATCGCCGGCAATCCGCGCAACCACTCGGCGCTGCTCAGCACCGAGCAGGTCGACACGTTGCGCGCCGCGCAGGGGTTGACCCGGGACACCGAGTGGGACCGCCTCGACCCGGCGTCACCCGCCGGCATCCGGGCCGGCGCCCGCCGGGAGGCGCTGTCCCGCGCGCCCCGCGAGCGGGCCCTGGGGGTCACCGTTCCGGAGAGCACGGGAGTACGCGCGGCCAAGCCGATCTCCACACAGGAGGTCTTCGGCCGGGTGCTGGTGGACCTGGCCCGGAACCGGGAGGTCGGCCGCTACCTGGTGACGACGGCACCGGACGTGGCGACCTCCACCAATCTCGCCGGGTTCATCAACAAGACCGGGGTGTTCGCCCCCACCGAGCAGCGTTCCTGGACCGAGGACCGGATGCTGCGCTGGACCGAGAGCCCCGCCGGGCAGCACATCGAGCTGGGCATCTCGGAGATGAACCTGTTCCTGCTGCTCGGCCAGCTCGGCCTCTCGTGGGACCTGTCCGGGCAGCCGCTGCTGCCGGTGGGCACGGTCTACGACCCGTTCGTGCTGCGCGGCCTGGACGCGTTCCTGTACGGCACCTACTCCGGCTCCCGGTTCGTGGTCGCCGGTACCCCGTCGGGCATCACCCTGGCCCCGGAGGGCGGCGCCCACCAGTCCACCATCACCGCCTCTGTCGGGCTGGAGCTGCCCGGGGTGACCTTCGTCGAGCCGGCGTACGCGACAAGCCTGGACTGGCTGCTCTGCGACGCGCTCGGGCAGATCGCCGGCGGGTCGGCCCCGGCCGCGACCGCCGCGCCGGCCGAGGACGGGGCGTACTACTTCCGGCTGAGCACCCGGCCGCTGGAGCAGGCACCGTTCGAGGCGGCCCGGGCCCGGCTCGGCGACGCGGTGCTGCGCCGGCAGGTGGTCGCCGGGGCGTACCGGCTGGTCGACGCCCACCAGGCGTACCCGCACCTGGCCGACGCCCCGGTGGTGCAGCTGGCCGCCTCCGGCGCTGTGCTGCCCGAGGTGCTGGCCGCCGCCGCGGAGCTGGCCGAGGAGGGCGTCGCCGCACACGTGGTGGACGTGACCTCGCTGGATCGGCTCTACCGCGCCTGGCAGCGCACGCTGCGCCAGGGCGTGCGGACGGCGACGGTGCCGAGCGTTCCGGGTGCGCTGCGGTCCGCGTTCGCCGACCGGGTGCCGGTGGTGACCGTGCACGACGCCGCGTCGCACGCGATGGCCTGGCTCGGCTCGGCGCTCGCCGCGCCGGCGGTGCCGCTCGGGGTGGACGAGTTCGGCCAGTCCGGCAGCGTGACCGAGCTGTACGAGTTGCACGACCTGCTGCCCGGCAGCATCGTCAACGCCGCCCTGGCAGCCATCGCCCTGCGCTGA
- a CDS encoding metallophosphoesterase: MDGQHDEQHDGTGDRDEPVTDAAPRRSVGRPAGRPGPVRRTGVILAVLAVALAGAVLGVLAGGRVDTDIGPFRANLTLTPASTGGTTVDVPPLGALLLDSHDGPTHLTVRLGALDQGRTEALIDDPASISRASQSAVEDVRSGVMRLGLRTLASAVLVTLILAGLAFRDVRRTAWAGGLALLVTAGSLGTAAATLRPQAIEEPRYEGLLVNAPAIVGDARRIANDYTKYAEQLQRIVGNVSQLYTTVSALPVYEPAPGTTRVLHISDLHLNPTAWQLIRTVVEQFGIDVVIDTGDITDWGSEPEASFVGSIGLLKKPYVFIRGNHDSGRTGAAVARQPNAIVLNNTTTTVAGLTIAGIGDPRFTPDKNTSPAGSGLTQKVADQVIGAGEQLATTVRRSPRPVNIALVHDPASAGPLAGTCPLVLAGHAHARQISKLPQAPGQQPTTLMVEGSTGGAGLRGLEGEKPTPLSMSVLYFDQQKMLQAYDDITVGGTGQAQVNLERHVVEGPTAGPSPSVTPTPTR, from the coding sequence ATGGACGGGCAGCACGACGAGCAGCATGACGGCACCGGGGACCGGGACGAGCCGGTGACCGACGCTGCGCCGCGGCGGTCGGTGGGTCGGCCGGCCGGCCGGCCCGGTCCCGTACGCCGCACCGGGGTCATCCTCGCCGTGCTCGCCGTGGCCCTGGCCGGAGCGGTGCTCGGGGTGCTCGCCGGCGGCCGGGTGGACACCGACATCGGGCCGTTCCGGGCCAACCTCACCCTCACCCCCGCCAGCACCGGCGGCACCACCGTCGACGTGCCGCCGCTCGGCGCGCTGCTGCTCGACAGCCACGACGGGCCGACGCACCTCACAGTGCGACTGGGCGCACTGGACCAGGGGCGCACCGAGGCGCTCATCGACGACCCGGCGAGCATCAGCCGGGCCAGCCAGAGCGCCGTCGAGGACGTCCGGTCCGGGGTGATGCGGCTCGGCCTGCGGACCCTCGCCTCGGCGGTGCTGGTCACCCTGATCCTGGCCGGGCTGGCCTTCCGCGACGTACGACGCACCGCCTGGGCGGGCGGGTTGGCGCTGCTGGTCACCGCCGGCAGCCTCGGCACAGCGGCGGCCACCCTGCGCCCGCAGGCGATCGAGGAGCCGCGCTACGAGGGGCTGCTGGTCAACGCGCCGGCGATCGTCGGTGACGCCCGCCGGATCGCCAACGACTACACCAAGTACGCCGAGCAGCTGCAACGCATCGTCGGCAACGTCAGCCAGCTCTACACCACTGTGTCGGCGCTGCCGGTGTACGAGCCGGCCCCCGGCACCACCCGGGTGCTGCACATCTCGGACCTGCACCTCAACCCGACCGCCTGGCAGCTGATCCGGACGGTGGTGGAGCAGTTCGGCATCGACGTGGTGATCGACACCGGGGACATCACCGACTGGGGCAGCGAGCCGGAGGCGTCCTTCGTCGGCTCGATCGGCCTGCTGAAGAAGCCGTACGTCTTCATCCGCGGCAACCACGACTCCGGCCGCACAGGTGCCGCGGTGGCCCGCCAACCGAACGCGATAGTGCTGAACAACACGACGACCACTGTCGCCGGACTGACCATCGCCGGCATCGGCGACCCGCGCTTCACTCCGGACAAGAACACGTCCCCGGCCGGCAGCGGGCTCACCCAGAAGGTGGCCGACCAGGTGATCGGAGCCGGCGAGCAGTTGGCCACCACTGTGCGCCGCTCACCGCGGCCGGTGAACATCGCGCTGGTGCACGATCCGGCATCGGCCGGGCCGCTCGCCGGCACCTGCCCGCTGGTGCTGGCCGGGCACGCCCACGCCCGCCAGATCTCCAAGCTGCCCCAGGCCCCCGGCCAGCAGCCCACCACGCTGATGGTGGAGGGCTCCACCGGTGGCGCAGGGCTGCGCGGCCTGGAGGGTGAGAAGCCGACCCCGCTGTCGATGAGCGTGCTCTACTTCGACCAGCAGAAGATGCTCCAGGCGTACGACGACATCACCGTCGGCGGCACCGGGCAGGCCCAGGTCAACCTGGAACGGCACGTGGTGGAGGGCCCGACCGCAGGGCCGTCCCCCTCGGTCACCCCGACCCCGACCCGCTGA
- the gatA gene encoding Asp-tRNA(Asn)/Glu-tRNA(Gln) amidotransferase subunit GatA, whose translation MSDLTRMTATEIAALVAGGETSAVEVTQAHLDRIAAVDDRVHAFLHVDTDGALAAARAVDERRAAGEELGPLAGVPVAVKDVLATRGVPTTVGSKILEGWRPPYDATIVQRLRAAGTVMLGKTNMDEFAMGSSTEYSAYGPTHNPWDLGRIPGGSGGGSAAALAAYEAPLAIGSDTGGSIRQPGAVTGTVGVKPTYGGTSRYGLVAFSSSLDTPGPCARTVLDAALLHQVIGGHDPRDSTSIPQPVPDVVAAARLGATGDLTGVRLGIVSEFVGEGAEPGVMAAFREAVDALAKLGAEIVEVSCPTFAYALPAYYLIAPSECSSNLARFDGVRFGLRVGDDGNRSLEEVMSLTREAGFGPEVKRRIMIGTYALSSGYYDAYYGQAQKVRTLITRDFTAAFAQVDALISPTTPSVAFPMGARTADPYQMYLADLFTIPTNLYGGPGISVPCGLSEGLPVGLQVMAPTMADDRMYRVAAALESAVGTFTPPAL comes from the coding sequence ATGAGCGATCTGACCAGAATGACCGCGACGGAAATCGCCGCCCTGGTCGCCGGTGGCGAGACCTCCGCCGTCGAGGTGACGCAGGCGCACCTGGACCGGATCGCCGCCGTCGACGACCGGGTGCACGCCTTCCTGCACGTGGACACCGACGGCGCGCTGGCCGCCGCCCGCGCGGTGGACGAGCGCCGGGCCGCCGGTGAGGAGCTGGGCCCGCTGGCCGGCGTGCCGGTCGCGGTGAAGGACGTGCTCGCCACCCGCGGCGTGCCGACCACTGTGGGGTCGAAGATCCTGGAGGGCTGGCGCCCGCCGTACGACGCGACGATCGTGCAGCGGCTGCGTGCGGCCGGCACTGTGATGCTCGGCAAGACGAACATGGACGAGTTCGCCATGGGCTCCTCCACCGAATACTCGGCGTACGGCCCGACGCACAACCCGTGGGACCTGGGCCGGATCCCGGGCGGCTCGGGTGGCGGCAGCGCCGCCGCGCTGGCCGCGTACGAGGCGCCGCTGGCGATCGGCTCGGACACCGGCGGCTCGATCCGCCAGCCCGGCGCGGTCACCGGCACAGTGGGCGTGAAGCCCACCTACGGCGGCACCTCCCGCTACGGGCTGGTCGCCTTCTCCTCGTCGCTGGACACGCCCGGCCCGTGCGCCCGTACGGTGCTCGACGCGGCCCTGCTGCACCAGGTGATCGGCGGGCACGACCCGCGCGACTCCACCTCCATCCCGCAGCCGGTGCCGGACGTGGTGGCGGCGGCGAGGCTCGGCGCGACAGGTGACCTGACCGGCGTGCGGCTCGGCATCGTCAGCGAGTTCGTCGGCGAGGGCGCCGAGCCGGGCGTGATGGCCGCGTTCCGCGAGGCGGTGGACGCGCTGGCCAAGCTCGGTGCGGAGATCGTCGAGGTGTCCTGCCCGACGTTCGCCTACGCGCTGCCGGCGTACTACCTGATCGCGCCGAGCGAGTGCTCCTCCAACCTGGCCCGGTTCGACGGTGTCCGGTTCGGCCTGCGGGTCGGCGACGACGGCAACCGGTCGCTGGAGGAGGTCATGTCGCTGACCCGGGAGGCCGGCTTCGGCCCCGAGGTCAAGCGCCGCATCATGATCGGCACGTACGCCCTGTCGTCGGGTTACTACGACGCCTACTACGGGCAGGCGCAGAAGGTCCGGACGCTGATCACGCGGGACTTCACCGCCGCGTTCGCGCAGGTCGACGCGCTGATCTCGCCGACCACCCCGTCCGTGGCGTTCCCGATGGGCGCGCGCACCGCCGACCCGTACCAGATGTACCTGGCCGACCTGTTCACCATTCCGACCAACCTGTACGGCGGGCCGGGCATCTCGGTGCCCTGCGGTCTCTCCGAGGGGCTGCCCGTCGGCCTGCAGGTGATGGCACCGACGATGGCCGACGACCGGATGTACCGGGTCGCCGCCGCGCTGGAGTCCGCGGTCGGCACGTTCACCCCACCGGCACTGTGA
- a CDS encoding SpoIIE family protein phosphatase: protein MTDGSSARPRRVIAPPVALRDPARLRALADTGLSAAPDEAFERFARLVSDLLDVPVALVSLVSADRQFFPGAVGLPEPWAELRHTPLSHSFCQHVVDIEVPMVLPDARLYPRVRDNPAVEDLGVVAYAGMPLTDLSGRVLGALCAIDSKPRAWTAGQLRTLADLAAACSSELRLRIALDGAQEDRRRVVQAHERLELLAGVSETLAGTLDVGTALRRLAATMVPLLADWCLLTLVGPAGLPREVVAVHRDPARTTDVDRFATLLRTGLSPESIIRAVLRTGQPRLGGVASLADVTRGTTNPEMASIADRLGIASYLTVPVRAAGGTVLGAITLVNDSRRQQFDDRDLLTAVDIGRRAGQAIGNSSMYGEQRHVAEVLQHSMLPRLPVVSELELAARYQPAADRVEVGGDWYDAFVQPDGDLIVAIGDVAGHDIEAAATMGQLRNLVRGNAFGRPDTVGELMTHLDGTMRGLRLPIPATATLVRICPERSGARELTWCNAGHPPALLVRAGGAVEILEAPPEPLLGLARPSRRTSRSTSLAAGDTLLLYTDGLIERRDRPIDDGLAELVARLAGTDTLPLDDLCDLLLTSIRHREDDTALLAVRAR, encoded by the coding sequence ATGACCGACGGCTCCTCCGCCCGCCCCCGGCGCGTGATCGCCCCACCCGTGGCGCTCCGCGACCCGGCACGGCTGCGGGCGCTCGCCGACACCGGGCTGAGCGCCGCCCCGGACGAGGCGTTCGAGCGGTTCGCCCGGCTGGTCAGTGACCTGCTGGACGTTCCGGTCGCGCTGGTCTCCCTGGTCTCCGCCGACCGGCAGTTCTTTCCGGGTGCGGTCGGGCTGCCGGAGCCCTGGGCGGAGCTTCGGCACACCCCACTGAGCCACTCGTTCTGCCAGCACGTGGTGGACATCGAGGTGCCCATGGTGCTGCCGGACGCCCGCCTCTACCCCCGGGTGCGGGACAACCCGGCCGTCGAGGACCTCGGCGTGGTCGCGTACGCGGGGATGCCGCTGACCGACCTCTCCGGCCGGGTGCTCGGCGCGCTCTGCGCCATCGACAGCAAACCGCGCGCCTGGACCGCCGGGCAGCTGCGGACGCTGGCCGACCTGGCCGCCGCCTGCTCGTCGGAGCTGCGGCTGCGGATCGCGCTGGACGGCGCGCAGGAGGACCGCCGGCGGGTCGTGCAGGCGCACGAGCGGCTGGAACTGCTCGCCGGGGTGAGCGAGACGCTGGCCGGCACGCTGGACGTGGGCACCGCGCTGCGCCGGCTCGCCGCGACCATGGTGCCGCTGCTCGCCGACTGGTGCCTGCTCACCCTGGTCGGGCCGGCCGGCCTGCCGCGCGAGGTGGTCGCGGTGCACCGCGATCCGGCCCGGACGACGGACGTCGACCGCTTCGCTACGCTGCTGCGCACCGGGCTGAGCCCGGAGTCGATCATCCGGGCGGTGCTGCGGACCGGCCAGCCCCGACTCGGTGGCGTGGCCTCGCTGGCCGACGTGACGCGGGGGACCACGAACCCGGAGATGGCGTCGATCGCCGACCGTCTGGGCATCGCCTCCTACCTGACAGTGCCGGTGCGGGCCGCCGGCGGCACCGTGCTGGGCGCGATCACCCTCGTCAACGACTCCCGACGCCAGCAGTTCGACGACCGCGACCTGCTCACCGCTGTGGACATCGGCCGCCGGGCCGGGCAGGCGATCGGCAACAGCTCGATGTACGGGGAGCAGCGGCACGTCGCCGAGGTCCTGCAGCACAGCATGCTGCCGCGGCTGCCGGTCGTATCCGAGCTGGAGCTGGCGGCGCGCTACCAGCCGGCGGCCGACCGGGTGGAGGTGGGCGGCGACTGGTACGACGCCTTCGTCCAGCCCGACGGGGATCTGATCGTCGCGATCGGGGACGTCGCCGGGCACGACATCGAGGCGGCGGCGACGATGGGTCAGCTGCGCAACCTGGTGCGCGGCAACGCGTTCGGCCGGCCGGACACGGTCGGTGAACTGATGACCCATCTGGACGGCACCATGCGCGGGCTGCGGCTGCCGATCCCGGCCACCGCGACGCTGGTCCGGATCTGCCCCGAGCGCTCCGGCGCCCGGGAGTTGACGTGGTGCAACGCCGGGCACCCGCCGGCCCTGCTCGTCCGCGCCGGCGGGGCGGTGGAGATCCTCGAAGCGCCGCCGGAGCCGTTGCTCGGCCTGGCGCGCCCGTCGCGGCGAACCAGCCGGTCGACCAGCCTGGCCGCCGGCGACACCCTGCTGCTCTACACCGACGGGCTGATCGAACGGCGGGACCGACCCATCGACGACGGGCTGGCCGAGCTGGTGGCCCGGCTGGCCGGCACCGACACGCTGCCCCTCGACGACCTGTGCGACCTGCTGCTCACCTCGATCCGACACCGTGAGGACGACACCGCGCTGCTGGCCGTACGGGCACGCTGA
- a CDS encoding 2-hydroxyacid dehydrogenase — protein sequence MKVWIPHQAGLNLIGELPPDVTVEVVEHADRLPSAVADVRFWVPPFLAGSDATALLHELPDLAAVQLLSAGADAWAGRMPPGVTLCDARGVHDPSTAEWVVTAILAQLRAFPAFVRAQADRRWAFHEAAPTDELTGKRVLIVGAGSIGTAVRDRLAPFQVSFTLVARTARPGQGVHGVDELPGLLPEADVVVVLVPLTDQTRGLIDKEFLAAMPDGALLVNAARGPVARTEALVAELGTGRISAALDVTDPEPLPADSPLWTMPNVLLTPHVAGSVRGLLPRAYRLVGDQVRRFAAGQPLINTVVDGY from the coding sequence GTGAAGGTATGGATCCCGCACCAGGCCGGCCTGAACCTCATCGGCGAGCTGCCCCCGGACGTGACGGTGGAGGTCGTCGAGCACGCTGACCGGCTGCCTTCGGCGGTGGCCGACGTGCGGTTCTGGGTGCCGCCGTTCCTGGCCGGTTCGGACGCGACAGCCCTGCTGCACGAGCTGCCCGACCTGGCGGCGGTGCAGTTGCTCTCCGCCGGGGCGGACGCCTGGGCGGGCCGGATGCCGCCCGGCGTCACGCTGTGCGACGCCCGGGGCGTGCACGATCCGTCCACCGCCGAGTGGGTGGTCACCGCGATCCTGGCCCAGCTGCGGGCGTTCCCGGCGTTCGTCCGGGCGCAGGCGGACCGGCGGTGGGCGTTCCACGAGGCCGCCCCGACCGACGAGCTGACCGGCAAGCGGGTGCTCATCGTCGGGGCCGGGTCGATCGGCACCGCGGTACGGGACCGGCTCGCCCCGTTCCAGGTCAGCTTCACCCTGGTCGCGCGGACCGCCCGGCCGGGGCAGGGGGTGCACGGCGTCGACGAGCTGCCCGGGCTGCTGCCCGAGGCCGACGTGGTGGTGGTGCTGGTGCCGCTCACCGACCAGACCCGCGGCCTGATCGACAAGGAGTTCCTCGCGGCGATGCCGGACGGGGCGCTGCTGGTCAACGCTGCCCGGGGGCCGGTGGCCCGCACCGAGGCGCTCGTCGCCGAGCTGGGCACCGGCCGGATCTCGGCGGCGCTCGACGTCACCGACCCGGAGCCGCTGCCCGCCGACTCTCCGCTCTGGACGATGCCGAACGTGCTGCTCACCCCGCACGTGGCCGGGTCGGTGCGGGGGTTGCTGCCGCGGGCCTACCGGCTGGTCGGCGATCAGGTGCGCAGGTTCGCCGCCGGGCAGCCGCTGATCAACACGGTGGTCGACGGCTACTGA